One segment of Solanum stenotomum isolate F172 chromosome 1, ASM1918654v1, whole genome shotgun sequence DNA contains the following:
- the LOC125841663 gene encoding putative calcium-transporting ATPase 13, plasma membrane-type: MAIHTSEHSDTIMFLSNERDSYLGKPHKRLQLVFRAIYFVAFLNKKRIDRNTLVLSQLVRDRSYIINIESINDHEKQLFHGINKEALAKLVREKDFNGLVQFGGVLQVVVILGSDQKEGIRMHENGVEQRKVTFGSNIYDKPQAKSFLSFVVEGFNDTTIIILLVCAVLSLGFGIKQHGPKEGWYDGGSIIVAVILVLAVSSISNFKQSRQFLKLSEESKDIKVEVMREGRRQEVSIFDIVVGDVVCLKIGDQIPADGLFLDGHSLQVDESSMTGESDHVQINETQNPFLVCGTKVMDGYGHMLVTSVGANNAWGQMMCTITDDKNEQTPLQNRLNKLTKYIGNVGLLVAFLVLVTLMIRYFTGHTENESGQKEFVGSKTKADDIMNSLIRIIAAAVTIIVVAIPEGLPLAVTLTLAYSMRRMMLDHAMVRKLSACETMGSATTICTDKTGTLTLNQMQVTEFFLGTEMIMTTSQLAPDVVQLLQEAACLNTTGDVYTTPSGPPEICGGPTEKAILSWALTSLLVNFNELKQKYQILHVEVFNSQKKRSGVLVTKNSTGKVHTHWKGAAEMILAMCSTYYVKSGKIAPIDHEERKELDLKIEYMASKSLRCIAFAYKESNAENQALEETELTLLGLVGLKDPCRPGVKGAVESCRAAGVSIKMITGDNVFTAKSIAFECGILQPGEDLNIAVIEGPAFRNYSQEERMEIVEKIRVMARSSPFDKLLMVECLKQKGHVVAVTGDGTNDAPALKAADIGLSMGIQGTEVAKESSDIVILDDNFTTVVTVLKWGRCVYNNIQKFIQFQLTVNVAALVINFVAAASSGDVPLTAVQLLWVNLIMDTLGALALATERPSSDLMDKKPIGRTKPLITGVMWRNLLAQALYQVTVLLILQFKGSAIFHVNKKVKDTLIFNTFVLCQVFNEFNARNLEKKNIFHGILKNRLFVGIVGVTIVLQVIMVEFLRRFADTERLNWTQWAACIGISSLSWPIGWIIKCIPVSNK; the protein is encoded by the exons ATGGCTATACACACATCCGAACACAGTGATACCATAATGTTTTTAAGCAATGAAAGGGACAGTTACCTTGGAAAACCTCACAAGAGGCTGCAGTTGGTTTTTAGAGCCATATATTTTGTGGCTTTCTTGAACAAGAAAAGGATTGATAGAAACACATTAGTCCTTTCCCAGTTGGTGCGCGATCGGTCCTACATTATCAACATTGAAAGCATCAATGATCATGAGAAACAACTTTTTCATGGCATTAACAAAGAAGCACTTGCCAAGTTGGTCAGAGAGAAAGACTTCAATGGCCTCGTTCAATTCGGAGGAGTGCTACAAGTCGTAGTAATTCTTGGATCGGACCAGAAAGAAGGTATAAGAATGCATGAGAATGGAGTAGAACAAAGGAAGGTTACATTTGGTTCCAACATTTATGACAAGCCACAAGCCAAgagtttcttgagttttgtAGTTGAAGGTTTCAATGACACCACCATTATCATCCTTCTGGTATGTGCTGTTTTATCCCTTGGCTTTGGGATTAAACAGCATGGACCTAAGGAAGGGTGGTATGATGGCGGAAGTATCATCGTTGCAGTTATTCTTGTCCTTGCAGTCTCTTCTATCAGTAACTTCAAACAAAGCAGACAGTTTCTGAAGCTTTCGGAAGAGAGTAAAGATATAAAAGTGGAAGTAATGAGAGAAGGACGTAGACAGGAAGTATCGATCTTTGATATTGTTGTGGGCGATGTTGTGTGTCTCAAAATTGGAGATCAAATTCCAGCCGATGGACTCTTCTTGGATGGCCACTCACTGCAAGTAGATGAGTCCAGCATGACAG GTGAAAGTGATCACGTTCAAATCAACGAGACACAAAACCCATTTTTGGTCTGCGGAACAAAGGTAATGGACGGATATGGACACATGCTTGTAACGTCGGTAGGTGCAAATAATGCATGGGGTCAAATGATGTGCACAATAACTGATGACAAGAATGAACAAACGCCACTGCAAAATCGGTtaaataaacttactaaatatATCGGAAATGTTGGTCTGTTAGTGGCTTTTCTTGTTCTAGTCACCTTAATGATCCGTTACTTCACGGGACATACTGAAAATGAAAGTGGACAGAAGGAGTTTGTAGGTAGCAAAACCAAAGCAGATGATATAATGAATTCCTTGATTCGTATAATTGCGGCAGCCGTAACCATCATAGTGGTTGCAATTCCAGAAGGTTTGCCATTGGCTGTCACACTAACTTTGGCATACTCTATGAGAAGAATGATGCTAGATCATGCAATGGTCCGCAAGCTATCTGCCTGCGAGACAATGGGATCAGCAACCACAATCTGCACAGACAAAACTGGCACTCTCACCTTAAACCAGATGCAG GTAACTGAATTTTTCTTGGGAACAGAAATGATTATGACAACATCACAGCTAGCACCTGATGTTGTTCAATTGCTACAAGAGGCTGCTTGCTTGAATACTACTGGTGATGTTTATACAACACCTTCAGGTCCTCCAGAAATCTGTGGAGGCCCTACCGAGAAAGCGATTCTATCATGGGCCCTGACCAGTTTACTAGTGAACTTTAATGAATTAAAGCAAAAGTATCAAATCCTCCATGTTGAAGTTTtcaattcacaaaagaaaagaagtggGGTACTAGTAACAAAAAATAGTACGGGAAAAGTTCACACACATTGGAAAGGTGCTGCTGAGATGATTCTAGCTATGTGCTCCACTTATTACGTAAAAAGTGGAAAAATTGCACCTATAGAtcatgaagaaagaaaagaacttgacttgaaaattgaatatatgGCAAGCAAAAGCTTGCGATGTATTGCATTTGCTTACAAAGAAAGCAATGCAGAAAATCAAGCTCTTGAAGAAACTGAACTAACCTTACTGGGTCTGGTGGGTCTAAAGGACCCATGTAGGCCTGGTGTTAAAGGGGCAGTAGAATCTTGCAGGGCTGCTGGTGTTAGCATCAAAATGATTACTGGGGACAATGTGTTTACAGCTAAATCAATAGCTTTTGAATGTGGAATACTCCAACCAGGTGAAGACCTGAACATTGCAGTTATTGAAGGACCGGCATTCAGGAATTATTCACAAGAAGAGAGAATGgagattgttgaaaaaatacGAGTGATGGCAAGGTCTTCACCATTTGACAAGCTTTTGATGGTTGAATGCTTGAAGCAGAAAGGCCATGTTGTAGCGGTAACAGGTGATGGAACAAATGATGCTCCTGCCCTAAAAGCAGCAGATATTGGACTTTCCATGGGGATCCAAGGCACAGAAGTCGCAAAGGAGAGCTCTGATATAGTTATCTTGGACGACAATTTCACTACAGTGGTCACAGTCTTGAAGTGGGGAAGGTGCGTGtataataacattcaaaagtttATTCAATTTCAACTCACAGTAAATGTTGCTGCCCTTGTTATCAACTTTGTTGCTGCTGCTTCATCTGGAGATGTCCCTCTGACAGCAGTCCAACTTCTGTGGGTCAATCTCATAATGGATACTCTGGGGGCCTTAGCTTTGGCAACTGAACGACCCAGTAGCGATCTAATGGACAAGAAACCAATTGGACGAACTAAACCACTGATAACTGGAGTGATGTGGAGGAATCTCCTTGCTCAAGCCTTGTATCAGGTAACGGTGCTATTGATCCTGCAGTTCAAAGGAAGTGCCATATTTCATGTGAATAAGAAGGTAAAAGACACCTTGATATTCAATACTTTCGTTCTGTGTCAAGTTTTTAACGAGTTCAATGCAAggaatttggagaagaaaaacATATTCCATGGAATACTGAAGAATAGACTATTTGTTGGGATAGTGGGAGTGACAATAGTTCTCCAGGTAATTATGGTTGAATTCCTGAGGAGGTTTGCTGATACTGAAAGGCTGAACTGGACGCAATGGGCTGCATGCATAGGGATTTCATCATTGTCATGGCCTATCGGTTGGATTATAAAGTGCATTCCTGTATCCAACAAATGA
- the LOC125841671 gene encoding perakine reductase-like isoform X2 produces the protein MADAFEMPRVKLGSQGFEVSKLGFGCMGLSGAYNTPVPEEEGIAIIKEAFSKGVTFFDTSDFYGRDHANEYLVGKALKQLPREKIQLATKFGICTMEENKMTVKGTPEYARSCCEASLKRLQVDYIDLYYVHRIDTTVPIEETMGELRKLVEEGKIKYIGLSEAHQETIRRAHAVHPITAVQQEYSLWTRDIEDDIIPVCRELGIGIVSYSPVGRGLLAGKAVVESLPANSFLTTQPRFTGENFEKNKSIYFRLEGIAKKHGCTPAQLAISWILHQGDDIVPIPGTTKIKNLHDNIGSVRVKLREEDIKELSDAMPVSEVAGQRIGGSLYNTSYKFSITPPPTK, from the exons ATGGCGGACGCATTTGAGATGCCTAGAGTAAAGTTGGGAAGCCAAGGATTTGAG GTCTCTAAATTAGGTTTCGGCTGTATGGGGCTCTCTGGAGCCTATAATACTCCTGTTCCTGAGGAGGAAGGGATTGCAATAATCAAGGAGGCTTTTAGTAAAGGAGTCACATTTTTTGACACATCAGATTTTTATGGCAGGGATCATGCGAATGAATACTTGGTCGGGAAG GCATTAAAGCAATTGCCTCGAGAAAAAATACAGCTTGCTACAAAGTTTGGTATTTGTACTATGGAAGAAAATAAGATGACAGTAAAAGGAACTCCTGAATATGCCCGTTCCTGCTGTGAAGCTAGCTTAAAGCGCCTACAAGTGGACTACATTGATCTCTACTATGTGCACCGTATAGACACAACAGTGCCCATTGAGGAAACA ATGGGAGAACTTAGAAAATTAGTTGAAgaaggtaaaataaaatatattggcCTGTCTGAAGCTCACCAGGAGACGATAAGGAGAGCACATGCAGTTCATCCTATCACCGCTGTACAGCAGGAGTATTCTCTATGGACGCGTGACATTGAGGATGACATAATTCCAGTTTGCAG GGAGCTTGGAATTGGGATTGTTTCATATAGCCCTGTTGGACGTGGGCTTTTAGCTGGAAAAGCAGTTGTTGAAAGCTTGCCTGCCAACAGCTTTTTG ACTACACAACCTAGGTTTACTGGAGAGAACTTTGAAAAGAACAAATCTATATATTTTCGTTTGGAAGGAATAGCCAAGAAGCATGGATGCACTCCGGCTCAACTTGCTATTTCATGGATTCTTCACCAAGGGGATGATATTGTACCTATTCCTG GTACAACAAAGATAAAAAATCTTCATGATAACATCGGTTCTGTGAGAGTAAAGCTCAGAGAAGAAGACATAAAAGAGCTTTCTGATGCAATGCCCGTCAGTGAAGTGGCAGGGCAAAGAATTGGTGGGAGTCTTTATAATACATCATATAAGTTTTCCATTACACCACCACCAACCAAATGA
- the LOC125841671 gene encoding perakine reductase-like isoform X1, protein MADAFEMPRVKLGSQGFEVSKLGFGCMGLSGAYNTPVPEEEGIAIIKEAFSKGVTFFDTSDFYGRDHANEYLVGKALKQLPREKIQLATKFGICTMEENKMTVKGTPEYARSCCEASLKRLQVDYIDLYYVHRIDTTVPIEETMGELRKLVEEGKIKYIGLSEAHQETIRRAHAVHPITAVQQEYSLWTRDIEDDIIPVCRELGIGIVSYSPVGRGLLAGKAVVESLPANSFLTTQPRFTGENFEKNKSIYFRLEGIAKKHGCTPAQLAISWILHQGDDIVPIPGTTKIKNLHDNIGSARVKLTEEDIKELSDAVSVREVAGHRYDEFLYKTTYKFSITPPPTK, encoded by the exons ATGGCGGACGCATTTGAGATGCCTAGAGTAAAGTTGGGAAGCCAAGGATTTGAG GTCTCTAAATTAGGTTTCGGCTGTATGGGGCTCTCTGGAGCCTATAATACTCCTGTTCCTGAGGAGGAAGGGATTGCAATAATCAAGGAGGCTTTTAGTAAAGGAGTCACATTTTTTGACACATCAGATTTTTATGGCAGGGATCATGCGAATGAATACTTGGTCGGGAAG GCATTAAAGCAATTGCCTCGAGAAAAAATACAGCTTGCTACAAAGTTTGGTATTTGTACTATGGAAGAAAATAAGATGACAGTAAAAGGAACTCCTGAATATGCCCGTTCCTGCTGTGAAGCTAGCTTAAAGCGCCTACAAGTGGACTACATTGATCTCTACTATGTGCACCGTATAGACACAACAGTGCCCATTGAGGAAACA ATGGGAGAACTTAGAAAATTAGTTGAAgaaggtaaaataaaatatattggcCTGTCTGAAGCTCACCAGGAGACGATAAGGAGAGCACATGCAGTTCATCCTATCACCGCTGTACAGCAGGAGTATTCTCTATGGACGCGTGACATTGAGGATGACATAATTCCAGTTTGCAG GGAGCTTGGAATTGGGATTGTTTCATATAGCCCTGTTGGACGTGGGCTTTTAGCTGGAAAAGCAGTTGTTGAAAGCTTGCCTGCCAACAGCTTTTTG ACTACACAACCTAGGTTTACTGGAGAGAACTTTGAAAAGAACAAATCTATATATTTTCGTTTGGAAGGAATAGCCAAGAAGCATGGATGCACTCCGGCTCAACTTGCTATTTCATGGATTCTTCACCAAGGGGATGATATTGTACCTATTCCTG GTACAACAAAGATAAAAAATCTTCATGATAATATAGGTTCCGCGAGAGTAAAGCTCACAGaagaagacataaaagaactttCTGATGCAGTGTCCGTCAGGGAAGTGGCTGGGCACAGATATGACGAGTTTCTTTACAAGACAACATATAAGTTTTCTATTACACCACCACCAACCAAATGA
- the LOC125841671 gene encoding perakine reductase-like isoform X4: MADAFEMPRVKLGSQGFEALKQLPREKIQLATKFGICTMEENKMTVKGTPEYARSCCEASLKRLQVDYIDLYYVHRIDTTVPIEETMGELRKLVEEGKIKYIGLSEAHQETIRRAHAVHPITAVQQEYSLWTRDIEDDIIPVCRELGIGIVSYSPVGRGLLAGKAVVESLPANSFLTTQPRFTGENFEKNKSIYFRLEGIAKKHGCTPAQLAISWILHQGDDIVPIPGTTKIKNLHDNIGSARVKLTEEDIKELSDAVSVREVAGHRYDEFLYKTTYKFSITPPPTK, encoded by the exons ATGGCGGACGCATTTGAGATGCCTAGAGTAAAGTTGGGAAGCCAAGGATTTGAG GCATTAAAGCAATTGCCTCGAGAAAAAATACAGCTTGCTACAAAGTTTGGTATTTGTACTATGGAAGAAAATAAGATGACAGTAAAAGGAACTCCTGAATATGCCCGTTCCTGCTGTGAAGCTAGCTTAAAGCGCCTACAAGTGGACTACATTGATCTCTACTATGTGCACCGTATAGACACAACAGTGCCCATTGAGGAAACA ATGGGAGAACTTAGAAAATTAGTTGAAgaaggtaaaataaaatatattggcCTGTCTGAAGCTCACCAGGAGACGATAAGGAGAGCACATGCAGTTCATCCTATCACCGCTGTACAGCAGGAGTATTCTCTATGGACGCGTGACATTGAGGATGACATAATTCCAGTTTGCAG GGAGCTTGGAATTGGGATTGTTTCATATAGCCCTGTTGGACGTGGGCTTTTAGCTGGAAAAGCAGTTGTTGAAAGCTTGCCTGCCAACAGCTTTTTG ACTACACAACCTAGGTTTACTGGAGAGAACTTTGAAAAGAACAAATCTATATATTTTCGTTTGGAAGGAATAGCCAAGAAGCATGGATGCACTCCGGCTCAACTTGCTATTTCATGGATTCTTCACCAAGGGGATGATATTGTACCTATTCCTG GTACAACAAAGATAAAAAATCTTCATGATAATATAGGTTCCGCGAGAGTAAAGCTCACAGaagaagacataaaagaactttCTGATGCAGTGTCCGTCAGGGAAGTGGCTGGGCACAGATATGACGAGTTTCTTTACAAGACAACATATAAGTTTTCTATTACACCACCACCAACCAAATGA
- the LOC125841709 gene encoding ammonium transporter 2 member 4-like has translation MELPSNLSPDEASPEWMNKGDNAWQLTAATLVGLQCVPGLVILYGGMVKKKWAINSAFMALYAFASVLICWVGWGYRMSFGDKLVAFWGRPSVALDEKYLLRQAFLGYFPTATMVFFQFVFAAITPILIAGALLGRMNFIAWMLFVPLWHTFSYTIGAFSIWCPDGWLSKLGVIDFAGGFVIHLSSGVAGFTAAYWVGPRLDKDRERFPPNNILMMLAGAGLLWMGWTGFNGGAPYTTSTDTSLAILNTHVCTATSLLTWLVLDIAVSGKPSVIGAVNGMITGLVCITPGAGVVQSWAAILMGLISGSVPWYTMTILHKKVKLLRHVDDTLSVFHTHALAGILGGILTGFFAVPKLCRLFYLVPEWERYIGLAYGLQTGQTSAGLRQMGAQLAGIGFIVCLNIVTTSLVCLFIKLIVPLRLDEGVLQIGDDAIHGEEAYVLWDDEEKYENTQVNSAYDADEYPSAVSKTLSELQMV, from the exons ATGGAACTTCCCTCAAATCTATCACCAGACGAGGCAAGTCCGGAATGGATGAACAAAGGTGACAACGCGTGGCAGCTCACGGCTGCCACCCTAGTCGGGCTCCAGTGTGTGCCCGGCTTAGTCATTCTCTATGGTGGCATGGTAAAGAAGAAATGGGCAATTAATTCCGCTTTCATGGCACTCTATGCCTTTGCCTCCGTTCTCATATGTTGGGTTGGATGGGGCTACCGGATGTCATTCGGCGACAAGCTCGTGGCCTTCTGGGGAAGACCGTCCGTTGCCTTGGACGAGAAGTACCTTCTTAGACAAGCATTTCTGGGATACTTCCCCACAGCAACAATGGTGTTTTTTCAGTTTGTTTTTGCAGCCATTACGCCAATATTGATCGCCggggcacttcttgggaggatgAATTTTATAGCTTGGATGTTGTTCGTGCCTTTGTGGCATACTTTTTCGTATACCATTGGCGCATTTAGCATTTGGTGCCCAGATGGATGGCTGTCCAAGCTAGGAGTGATTGATTTTGCAGGAGGCTTTGTTATTCATCTCTCTTCTGGTGTTGCTGGATTTACTGCGGCTTATTGG GTAGGTCCCAGGCTGGACAAGGACAGAGAGAGGTTTCCACCAAACAACATTCTCATGATGTTAGCCGGCGCGGGCCTTTTATGGATGGGTTGGACTGGGTTCAACGGAGGAGCACCTTATACCACCAGCACAGACACCTCCTTAGCCATATTGAATACACACGTCTGCACCGCCACCAGCCTCCTTACTTGGCTGGTCCTAGATATTGCTGTTTCTGGCAAACCCTCTGTGATCGGAGCTGTTAATGGCATGATCACCGGCCTTGTTTGCATCACCCCTGGTGCAG GAGTTGTTCAAAGTTGGGCGGCCATCCTGATGGGCTTAATTTCAGGAAGTGTTCCATGGTACACAATGACAATCCTTCACAAGAAGGTCAAGCTCTTAAGGCATGTCGACGACACCTTATCTGTCTTCCATACCCATGCCCTAGCGGGGATTTTAGGCGGTATCCTCACTGGATTTTTTGCTGTGCCAAAGCTCTGTAGGCTATTTTACCTCGTACCTGAATGGGAAAGGTACATCGGCCTAGCCTATGGTTTGCAGACAGGCCAGACCTCAGCTGGGCTACGGCAAATGGGAGCTCAACTAGCTGGTATCGGATTCATAGTATGTCTAAATATTGTCACGACAAGCTTGGTCTGTCTGTTCATCAAGTTGATAGTGCCTCTTAGGTTGGACGAAGGGGTGCTGCAAATTGGAGATGACGCTATCCATGGAGAGGAAGCATATGTATTATGGGATGATGAAGAGAAATATGAAAATACCCAGGTTAATTCTGCATATGATGCTGATGAGTATCCATCAGCTGTTTCAAAGACTCTGAGTGAACTACAAATGGTATAA
- the LOC125856687 gene encoding uncharacterized protein LOC125856687 — protein sequence MNNNNDENSSSSSTSFLDLFDDHSAKEQQVILQNICMNNYMLQHYLQEYQNIEVSSVGEKLVGIPSKKPQIVNSLENPNSTNCLLNRIAFSSAASVAPNAPLNQETMNAQMQDALSPPLVKATFRLGSEAYSVEACKGILSEQLISMKEQSMTILKDYITKHNVPNEVPDEPEEFSSEDDGEIPEQPPVKSKKRN from the exons atgaataataataatgatgaaaattcctcctcctcctctacATCATTTTTAGATTTATTTGATGATCATAGTGCAAAAGAGCAACAAGTAATTTTGCAAAATATTTGCATGAATAACTATATGTTACAGCATTATTTGcaagaatatcaaaatattgAAGTTTCTAGCGTTGGGGAAAAATTGGTAGGGATTCCCTCCAAAAAACCCCAAATTGTAAATTCCCtcgaaaaccctaactcaactAACTGCTTGCTTAACCGCATAGCATTCTCCTCAGCCGCCTCTGTAGCTCCCAACGCTCCGCTCAATCAG GAGACTATGAATGCTCAAATGCAAGATGCATTATCCCCTCCTCTAGTTAAAGCAACATTTCGCCTTGGATCAGAAGCATACTCTGTTGAGGCATGTAAAGGGATTTTATCTGAGCAACTGATATCTATGAAAGAGCAAAGCATGACCATACTGAAGGACTATATCACCAAGCATAATGTTCCAAATGAAGTCCCTGATGAACCAGAAGAGTTTTCTTCAGAAGATGATGGTGAAATTCCCGAGCAGCCCCCTGTAAAGTCCAAGAAGCGCAA TTGA
- the LOC125850916 gene encoding uncharacterized protein LOC125850916, translating to MSDGGLTILDGTQLRAVDLSLPSPADSSVTGAQLLDVAESKVSESLFGFSLPDTLKSAALKRIGVFDDLEFRREKLDRENALSVLRNYVDAIANELQDDPIVIAILDGKTLQMFLEDEDDFAMLAENLFTDLDTEDKGKIKRNQIQDALFHMGVEMGIPPLSEFPLLSDILKKHGAEGEDELGQAQFAHLLQPVLQELADVLAENPMVVLQKIKINNGSKLRKILADEKQLSETVEKIMQEEKDGLSTKDVIRHYLEKNGASLGLPPLNDEVVILLYDTVLGAIENGNTDAKTSEKDEFLVFLKEILEKFAAQLEVNPTFHDLDN from the exons ATGTCGGACGGAGGATTGACGATTTTGGACGGAACACAGCTCAGAGCCGTTGATCTATCGCTACCGTCGCCGGCCGACAGTTCAGTCACCGGTGCTCAGCTTCTCGACGTCGCAGAATCCAAAGTTTCAGAATCACTCTTCGGCTTCTCATTGCCGGATACTCTCAAGTCCGCCGCTCTTAAACGCATCGGCGTCTTCGATGACCTTGAATTCCGCCGTGAAAAGCTCGATCGTGAAAACGCCTTGTCTGTGCTCCGGAATTACGTAGACGCCATTGCGAATGAACTCCAAG ATGATCCTATAGTCATTGCAATTTTGGATGGGAAAACTCTTCAAATGTTTTTGGAAGATGAAGATGACTTTGCCATGTTGGCTGAGAATCTTTTCACAGATTTAGACACAGAAGATAAAGGAAAGATCAAAAGAAATCAAATACAGGATGCTCTCTTTCACATGGGTGTCGAAATGGGAATTCCTCCTCTTTCAG AGTTTCCTCTACTAAGTGACATTTTAAAGAAGCATGGAGCTGAAGGAGAGGATGAATTGGGGCAAGCCCAATTCGCACATTTACTTCAACCTGTGCTTCAGGAGCTGGCAGATGTTCTTGCTGAGAACCCTATGGTTGTGTTGCAGAAAATCAAGATCAATAATGGTTCCAAATTGAGAAAG ATTTTGGCTGATGAAAAGCAACTAAGCGAAACAGTAGAGAAGATAATGCAGGAAGAGAAAGACGGTCTAAGTACTAAAGATGTCATTCGACACTATCTCGAGAAAAATGGAGCTTCATTGGGCTTGCCACCTCTGAATGATGAAGTGGTGATTCTTCTATATGACACCGTATTAGGTGCTATAGAAAATGGAAACACTGATGCAAAAACATCTGAGAAGGACGAATTCTTGGTTTTTCTGAAGGAGATCCTTGAGAAGTTTGCAGCTCAACTTGAAGTTAACCCAACTTTTCATGATCTTGACAATTGA
- the LOC125869350 gene encoding GDP-mannose 3,5-epimerase 1: MGSSGGINYGSYTYENLEREPYWPSEKLRISITGAGGFIASHIARRLKSEGHYIIASDWKKNEHMTEDMFCHEFHLADLRVMDNCLKVTKGVDHVFNLAADMGGMGFIQSNHSVIFYNNTMISFNMMEAARINSVKRFFYASSACIYPEFKQLETNVSLKEADAWPAEPQDAYGLEKLATEELCKHYNKDFGIECRIGRFHNIYGPFGTWKGGREKAPAAFCRKAQTATDKFEMWGDGLQTRSFTFIDECVEGVLRLTKSDFREPVNIGSDEMVSMNEMAEMVLSFEDKKLPVQHIPGPEGVRGRNSDNTLIKEKLGWAPTMRLKDGLRITYFWIKEQIEKEKSQGVDTATYGSSKVVGTQAPVELGSLRAADGNE; encoded by the exons ATGGGAAGCTCTGGTGGTATTAACTATGGTTCTTACACTTATGAGAATCTTGAGAGGGAACCTTACTGGCCATCTGAGAAACTCCGTATTTCCATTACTGGGGCTGGAGGATTTATCGCTTCTCACATTGCTCGTCGTTTGAAGAGCGAGGGCCACTACATAATTGCCTCCGATTGGAAGAAGAATGAGCACATGACAGAGGATATGTTCTGTCATGAGTTTCATCTTGCGGATCTTAGGGTTATGGATAATTGCTTGAAGGTAACAAAAGGTGTTGACCATGTCTTCAATCTCGCTGCTGATATGGGTGGCATGGGTTTCATTCAGTCCAACCACTCGGTTATCTTCTATAACAACACTATGATCAGCTTCAATATGATGGAAGCTGCTAGGATTAACAGTGTCAAAAG GTTCTTCTATGCATCTAGTGCTTGCATATACCCCGAGTTCAAACAACTCGAAACAAATGTCAGCCTGAAAGAAGCTGATGCTTGGCCTGCAGAG CCTCAAGATGCATACGGCTTGGAAAAGCTTGCCACGGAAGAACTGTGCAAACATTACAACAAGGATTTTGGAATTGAATGTCGTATTGGAAGGTTCCATAACATCTATGGACCTTTTGGAACTTGGAAAG GTGGAAGGGAAAAAGCTCCTGCCGCTTTTTGTAGAAAAGCACAAACTGCAACGGATAAGTTTGAAATGTGGGGAGATGGACTTCAAACACGTTCATTCACCTTCATTGATGAGTGTGTCGAAGGGGTTCTTAG ATTGACAAAATCCGACTTCCGAGAGCCAGTGAACATTGGAAGTGATGAGATGGTCAGCATGAATGAGATGGCTGAGATGGTTCTCAGCTTTGAGGACAAGAAACTTCCAGTCCAACACATTCCTGGCCCAGAAGGAGTCCGTGGTCGTAACTCAGACAACACACTGATAAAAGAGAAGCTTGGTTGGGCTCCAACAATGAGATTGAAG GATGGTCTGAGAATTACATACTTCTGGATCAAGGAGCAGATCGAGAAAGAGAAATCTCAAGGAGTTGATACTGCAACCTATGGATCTTCCAAGGTGGTGGGCACCCAAGCTCCAGTTGAGCTAGGTTCCCTTCGTGCTGCTGATGGCAATGAATAA